One window of the Triticum dicoccoides isolate Atlit2015 ecotype Zavitan chromosome 3B, WEW_v2.0, whole genome shotgun sequence genome contains the following:
- the LOC119277045 gene encoding uncharacterized protein LOC119277045, which translates to METIRCCIACILPCGALDVVRIVHSNGRVEEISEPVLAGEIMKAYPKHVLRKPPSTCPSDGGGGIVVQKPVILPPNAELQKGKIYFLMPVMAPAPDKAAAKPKAPAPAPTAAAPAARRRRRRKESGEAAAGNNAPAASLQSAEGEKERLLANERYLSEIMKEKASTARDRRRGRVAVWRPHLESITEDDL; encoded by the coding sequence ATGGAGACCATCCGGTGCTGCATCGCGTGCATCCTGCCGTGCGGCGCCCTGGACGTGGTGCGCATCGTGCACTCCAACGGCCGGGTGGAGGAGATCAGCGAGCCCGTCCTCGCCGGCGAGATCATGAAGGCCTACCCCAAGCACGTCCTCCGGAAGCCGCCCTCCACCTGCCcctccgacggcggcggcggcatcgtcGTGCAGaagcccgtcatcctgccgcccaatGCCGAGCTGCAGAAGGGCAAGATCTACTTCCTCATGCCGGTCATGGCCCCGGCACCGGACAAGGCCGCCGCCAAGCCCAAGGCTCCCGCGCCCGCGCCAACTGCGGCCGCGccagcggcgaggaggcggcggaggaggaaggagtCCGGGGAGGCCGCCGCCGGCAACAACGCTCCAGCGGCGTCCCTGCAGAGCGCGGAGGGCGAGAAGGAGCGGCTGCTGGCGAACGAGAGGTACCTGTCGGAGATCATGAAGGAGAAGGCGTCGACGGCCAGGGACCGGCGGCGCGGGCGCGTGGCCGTGTGGCGGCCGCACCTGGAGAGCATCACCGAGGATGACTTGTAA